The Campylobacter armoricus sequence AAATGATCAAACTACGCTTGATTCAAAAATGCATATGAGGGCTGTTATTAAAGAAATTTTAAGCCAAATCATTGCTTTGCAAGAAGAAATTATTCATCAGGCTCAGAAAAATATCAAAGCTATTATGCCAGGTTATACACATTTACAAACAGGCCAACCTATTTTATTTTCACATTGGATTATGGCGTATTTTTGGATGTTAAGTAGGGATTATTCTCGTTTTGAAGATTTGCATAAAAGAATGGATGAGTGTCCTTTAGGAGCAGCTGCTCTTGGTGGAACTACATTTGATATAGACAGACATTTTTGTGCCAAAGAATTAGGTTTTACTAAACCAACGGAAAATAGTATTGATAGTGTTAGCGATAGAGATCATATGATTGAATTTACTTCTGTAGCAGCAATGTGCTTTATGCATCTTAGTCGTTTTTGTGAAGAGCTTGTACTTTTTTCAAGTCAAGATTTTAAATTTATAGAATTAAGCGATGATTTTTGCACAGGCTCAAGCATAATGCCTCAAAAGAAAAATCCCGATGTTGCTGAAAAAATGCGTGGCAAAACAGGTAGAATGTATGGTAATGTTATGGCTATGCTTACAATTATGAAAGGTATTCCACTTGCTTATAATACTGATATGAGTGAAGATAAAGCTCAAGTTTATGACTCTATGGATACTTTAATGGCTAGTTTAAAAATAATAACCCCTATGATAGAAAAAATGCAAGTAAATGCTGAAAAAACTAGAGCTGCAGCTGCAAAAGGTTTTTCAAATGCCACAGATATGGCTGATTATCTAGTGAGAAAAAATATACCATTTAGAGAAGCTCATAGTATAGTAGGTTTGGCTGTGAATTATTGCATTAAACATGGAAAAATGCTTGAAGAGCTTAGCATGGAGGAATTTCATCAGTTTAATAAAAATATTCAAGAAGATATTTATCAAGCAATTGCCTTAGAAACTTGTGTTGATGCAAGGCTTTCTTATGGTGGTACAGGAACTAGGGTGGTTCTAGAGCAAATTAAACACGCAAAAGAGCTTTTGGAACAATATAAGGCACAAGATTAATGGATATTATTTTTATATTAGAATTTTTCATTATTTTTTCTATGATAGCCATAGGTGGTAGATATGGTGGTATAGGACTTGGGGTTGCAGGTGGGCTTGGTATGTGTATTTTGGTTTTAGTCTTTGGTATGCAACCAGCTTCACTTCCTGTGAGTGTTGTGTTTATTATACTTGCTGTGATTACTTGTGTGAGTGTTTTACAAAGTGCAGGTGGACTTGATTTGCTAGTAAAAATAGCAGAAAAAATTCTAAAGAAAAAACCTCAAGCTATTGTTTTTATGGGACCTTTGATTAGCTCTATTTTTACAATATTTTGTGGAACTACTTATGTAGCTTTTTCTATTTATCCAGTAATTGCAGAAGTTGCAGCTGATGCTAAAATTCGTCCAGAAAGAGCACTTTCGGTTTCGGTTGTAGCCGCAGGTATAGGGGTTGTAGCTTCTCCTATGAGTGCTGCTACTGCTGCTATGGTGGCTATTTTGGCTTTTAGCGGTACAACGATAGTGCAAATTCTAATGGTAAGTTTGCCAGCGTTTTTTATAGGGGTATTTTTTGCGTGTTTGAGTGTGTATAAAAGAGGTAAGGAACTTGAGCAAGATGAGGAATTTCAAAGAAGGATAAAAGCAAGAGAGTATCATTTTTTAAACGAAGAATTGCAAAATAAAGACAGCGAGCATGATCCTATGGCAAAAAGATCTTTATATATTTTTTCTTTGGGAATTTTAACTATTATTTTCTTTGGAACTTTTACAAATTTATTACCTCATTATGAGCTTGCAAATGGTGATATAGAAAGACTTTCTACTCCAAATTTAATCCAAATGATTATGCTTGCAACGGCTTGTTTAATTATGCTTTTTGCTAAAGTTTCTGCTAATAAGCTCGGCGAAGCTTCTGTATTTAAATCAGGACTTATAGGAGTTGTGGGAGTTTTTGGTATAGCTTGGATGACGGGGACATTTTTTGAAGCTTATAAACCTTTATTT is a genomic window containing:
- the argH gene encoding argininosuccinate lyase; the protein is MSQKAEKLWGGRFDLPTNKLVEEYTASLLVEPRLAPFDIQGSIIHCTMLAKQGIIKEDEAKTIIKGLEQVREEIQNGTFVFDIADEDIHMAVEKRMTQIVGPLGGKLHTARSRNDQTTLDSKMHMRAVIKEILSQIIALQEEIIHQAQKNIKAIMPGYTHLQTGQPILFSHWIMAYFWMLSRDYSRFEDLHKRMDECPLGAAALGGTTFDIDRHFCAKELGFTKPTENSIDSVSDRDHMIEFTSVAAMCFMHLSRFCEELVLFSSQDFKFIELSDDFCTGSSIMPQKKNPDVAEKMRGKTGRMYGNVMAMLTIMKGIPLAYNTDMSEDKAQVYDSMDTLMASLKIITPMIEKMQVNAEKTRAAAAKGFSNATDMADYLVRKNIPFREAHSIVGLAVNYCIKHGKMLEELSMEEFHQFNKNIQEDIYQAIALETCVDARLSYGGTGTRVVLEQIKHAKELLEQYKAQD
- a CDS encoding anaerobic C4-dicarboxylate transporter family protein — encoded protein: MDIIFILEFFIIFSMIAIGGRYGGIGLGVAGGLGMCILVLVFGMQPASLPVSVVFIILAVITCVSVLQSAGGLDLLVKIAEKILKKKPQAIVFMGPLISSIFTIFCGTTYVAFSIYPVIAEVAADAKIRPERALSVSVVAAGIGVVASPMSAATAAMVAILAFSGTTIVQILMVSLPAFFIGVFFACLSVYKRGKELEQDEEFQRRIKAREYHFLNEELQNKDSEHDPMAKRSLYIFSLGILTIIFFGTFTNLLPHYELANGDIERLSTPNLIQMIMLATACLIMLFAKVSANKLGEASVFKSGLIGVVGVFGIAWMTGTFFEAYKPLFSDSLSHIVEDYPYLFGVALFAFSMVIFSPSATVAALMPLGVSLGIPPQILIVLYPCVCGDFIVPGANQIACVSFDRTGTTKIGKFVINHSYLRPGFVLIISATIASYLISQIIF